Proteins found in one Planctomycetaceae bacterium genomic segment:
- the lpdA gene encoding dihydrolipoyl dehydrogenase: MANKYDVVVIGSGPGGYVAALKAGAMGASTAIIEEAPNLGGTCLNFGCIPSKALLASAELLHHIEHAGELGVNVSGPISFDWSKIQARKDKILKGLRGGIETLFASRGVQIVKGHGSLAGKGQVLVTDGGSKTTLAAGNVILAVGSAPRRIPGWPTDPELVCTSDEALHWTTLPKRLLIVGGGVIGCEFACMMREYGVAVTVVEMMPNLLPEMDAQLGRAIEKIFTRRGIACITGVKVENLTGTAGNLTATITGGLSVQVDKVLVATGRRPKTENLGLESVGIETDRGFIRVDDRMATSAKGVYCIGDANGRCLLAHAASAHGVVAVENALGHKSTITPAIPWAVYTFPEIAGVGMTARQARRDGVPVSVGLFPLNVLGKAQAVNDTEGFVKVIRGRDDGKLLGVHALGHNVTEVIGAAGAMIGTGASVKDLAETVFAHPSISESLRESAEDALGMALHLPARKMVQIVAE; this comes from the coding sequence ATGGCAAACAAGTATGACGTAGTCGTGATCGGTTCCGGTCCCGGCGGGTATGTTGCGGCACTCAAGGCCGGCGCGATGGGCGCTTCCACCGCAATTATTGAAGAGGCGCCGAATCTTGGCGGGACATGCCTGAACTTCGGGTGCATTCCGTCCAAGGCGCTGCTGGCGTCGGCTGAGCTGCTGCATCACATTGAGCACGCCGGCGAGTTAGGCGTGAACGTTTCGGGGCCGATCAGCTTCGACTGGTCGAAGATCCAGGCACGCAAGGACAAGATCCTCAAGGGCCTGCGCGGCGGCATCGAAACGCTCTTCGCCTCGCGCGGGGTCCAGATCGTCAAGGGCCACGGCTCGCTGGCCGGTAAAGGACAAGTGCTGGTTACCGACGGCGGCAGCAAGACCACGCTGGCGGCGGGCAACGTGATTCTGGCTGTCGGATCAGCGCCACGGCGGATCCCGGGTTGGCCGACGGATCCCGAGCTGGTCTGCACCAGCGACGAGGCCCTGCACTGGACGACGTTGCCCAAGCGGCTGCTGATCGTCGGTGGCGGCGTCATCGGCTGCGAGTTCGCCTGCATGATGCGCGAGTACGGCGTGGCCGTGACGGTCGTCGAGATGATGCCTAACCTGCTGCCGGAGATGGACGCGCAGCTCGGCCGGGCGATCGAAAAGATCTTCACCCGCCGCGGCATCGCGTGCATCACGGGCGTCAAGGTCGAGAACCTAACGGGCACCGCGGGCAATCTTACCGCGACGATCACCGGCGGCCTGAGCGTGCAGGTGGACAAGGTGCTGGTCGCGACGGGTCGGCGGCCCAAGACCGAGAACCTCGGCCTCGAGAGCGTGGGCATCGAGACCGACCGCGGATTCATCCGCGTGGACGACCGCATGGCCACGTCGGCCAAGGGCGTGTACTGCATCGGCGACGCCAACGGGCGTTGCCTGCTGGCGCACGCGGCCAGCGCGCACGGCGTGGTGGCGGTTGAAAATGCGCTGGGACACAAGAGTACGATCACGCCGGCGATTCCCTGGGCGGTGTACACGTTCCCGGAGATTGCGGGCGTGGGGATGACAGCCAGGCAGGCGCGGCGCGACGGCGTGCCGGTCTCGGTCGGGCTGTTCCCGCTCAACGTGCTGGGCAAGGCCCAGGCCGTCAACGACACCGAGGGCTTTGTCAAAGTCATCCGCGGTCGCGACGACGGCAAGCTGCTGGGCGTTCACGCCCTGGGGCACAACGTGACGGAAGTGATCGGGGCGGCCGGCGCCATGATCGGCACCGGCGCCAGTGTCAAGGATCTCGCCGAGACGGTCTTCGCTCACCCGAGCATCAGCGAGAGCTTGCGGGAATCGGCGGAAGATGCGTTGGGCATGGCGCTGCACCTGCCGGCGCGAAAAATGGTTCAGATT